The following proteins are co-located in the Gordonia polyisoprenivorans genome:
- a CDS encoding exodeoxyribonuclease III translates to MRVATWNVNSVKQRIPRLLPWLDERRPDVVCLQETKLSDDVFDTVLGPEFTDRGYEFAHVGQGQWNGVAILSRVGLSEARRGFDGAPGYPDPESPPEARAVSAICGGVRVYSLYVPNGREPDSDHYRYKLAWLDRLREVVEPEAAATMLCGDINIAPADADVFDPKAYEGHTHVTEPERAALAGLEDLGLTDVVRTRWPSQRVFSYWDYRAGMFHKDLGMRIDLILAGADTAPRVAAAWVDRAARKGSKPSDHAPVIVDLDDAPDGDIGPMVPPPSNPARRGSSKVSLPQAKDVGPGRASS, encoded by the coding sequence ATGCGTGTGGCGACCTGGAACGTGAACTCGGTGAAACAGCGGATTCCACGGCTGTTGCCCTGGCTGGATGAGCGGCGTCCCGATGTGGTGTGTCTGCAGGAGACCAAACTCTCCGACGACGTCTTCGACACCGTGCTCGGGCCCGAATTCACCGATCGCGGTTACGAGTTCGCCCACGTCGGGCAGGGGCAGTGGAACGGGGTCGCGATCCTGTCCCGGGTCGGCCTGTCCGAGGCGCGCCGCGGATTCGACGGTGCGCCAGGCTATCCCGACCCCGAGTCGCCGCCCGAGGCGCGTGCGGTGTCGGCGATCTGCGGGGGAGTGCGCGTGTACTCCCTCTATGTGCCCAACGGCCGCGAGCCCGATTCCGATCACTACCGCTACAAGCTCGCGTGGCTCGACCGGCTCCGGGAGGTGGTCGAGCCCGAGGCGGCCGCGACGATGCTGTGCGGCGACATCAACATCGCGCCCGCCGACGCCGATGTGTTCGACCCCAAGGCCTACGAGGGTCACACCCACGTCACCGAACCCGAGCGCGCGGCGCTCGCCGGTCTGGAGGATCTCGGCCTGACCGACGTGGTGCGGACACGGTGGCCGTCCCAACGTGTCTTCAGTTACTGGGACTACCGTGCCGGAATGTTCCACAAGGACCTCGGCATGCGGATCGATCTGATCCTCGCCGGCGCCGACACCGCACCCCGGGTGGCCGCGGCGTGGGTGGACCGCGCCGCGCGCAAGGGATCCAAGCCCAGCGATCACGCACCGGTCATCGTCGACCTCGACGACGCCCCCGACGGCGACATCGGGCCGATGGTTCCGCCGCCGTCCAACCCGGCGCGCCGCGGATCATCGAAGGTGTCGTTGCCCCAGGCCAAGGACGTCGGCCCGGGCCGGGCGTCCTCGTGA